In Ostrea edulis chromosome 6, xbOstEdul1.1, whole genome shotgun sequence, a single window of DNA contains:
- the LOC125646327 gene encoding uncharacterized protein LOC125646327 has product MAYYRIICVVLLVIFAYSQTGETSPVPEKKKYMSPMQHFILITNKYRVHKTESTGNTTTTDQGSSPESSATGNIALQSLEANSTKTDGVTTTQTEDSSTTSPLTEAPTTASNNTSGNSQNSEKLTGGTTS; this is encoded by the exons ATGGCATACTACAGAATTATTTGTGTCGTACTTCTGGTCATTTTCGCTTACTCCCAAACAG GTGAAACCTCGCCAGTTCCAGAGAAAAAGAAGTACATGTCGCCTATGCagcatttcatattgataaccAATAAATACAGGGTGCATAAAACAGAGTCTACAGGAAATACTACCACTACCGATCAAGGAAGCAGTCCGGAATCTTCCGCTACCGGAAATATTGCTCTCCAGAGTCTAGAAGCAAACAGCACAAAAACTGATGGCGTCACAACTACCCAAACAGAAGATAGCTCCACTACTTCACCATTAACGGAAGCTCCTACAACAGCCAGCAACAATACAAGCGGGAATTCCCAGAATTCGGAAAAGCTGACAGGGGGAACTACTTCGTGA